Proteins from a genomic interval of Quercus lobata isolate SW786 chromosome 11, ValleyOak3.0 Primary Assembly, whole genome shotgun sequence:
- the LOC115967643 gene encoding DNA repair protein RAD51 homolog: MEQQRKQKMAVEEQQHEQVEEMQQGPTPVEQLQAAGIASIDVKKLKDAGLCTVESVAFSPRKELLQIKGISDAKVDKIIEAASKLVPLGFTSASQLHAQRLEIIQITSGSRELDKVLEGGIETGSITEIYGEFRSGKTQLCHTLCVTCQLPLDQGGGEGKAMYIDAEGTFRPQRLLQIAERFGLDGPDVLDNVAYARAYNTDHQSRLLLEAASMMVETRFALMIVDSATALYRTDFSGRGELSARQMHLAKFLRSLQKLADEFGVAVVITNQVVAQVDGSAIFAGPQIKPIGGNIMAHASTTRLALRKGRGDERICKVISSPCLAEAEARFQIAVEGVTDVKD, from the exons ATGGAGCAACAAAGAAAGCAGAAGATGGCAGTTGAGGAACAACAACATGAACAAGTCGAAGAGATGCAACAAGGCCCTACCCCAGTCGAACAACTTCAG GCGGCGGGCATTGCTTCCATTGACGTTAAGAAGCTAAAAGATGCGGGTCTCTGCACTGTTGAATCAGTTGCTTTCTCTCCCAGGAAGGAACTCCTTCAAATCAAAGGAATTAGTGACGCTAAAGTCGACAAGATCATCGAAGCAG CTTCCAAGCTAGTGCCTTTGGGTTTTACTAGTGCTAGCCAACTCCATGCCCAGAGGCTTGAGATCATTCAGATAACATCCGGGTCAAGAGAGCTTGACAAGGTATTGGAAG GAGGAATCGAAACAGGATCTATTACCGAGATATATGGTGAGTTTCGCTCTGGAAAGACTCAGCTGTGTCACACACTCTGTGTCACTTGCCAG CTTCCATTAGATCAAGGAGGTGGAGAGGGAAAAGCAATGTACATCGATGCAGAGGGCACATTTAGGCCACAGAGACTCTTACAGATAGCAGAAAG GTTTGGACTGGATGGTCCTGATGTCTTGGATAATGTGGCTTATGCTAGAGCTTATAACACTGATCATCAGTCAAGACTTCTGCTTGAAGCAGCTTCAATGATGGTGGAAACAAG GTTTGCTCTTATGATAGTAGACAGTGCTACTGCTCTCTACAGAACAGATTTCTCTGGAAGGGGAGAACTCTCAGCCCGGCAAATGCATCTTGCGAAGTTTCTCCGGAGCCTTCAGAAATTAGCAGATGAG TTTGGTGTCGCTGTTGTTATTACAAACCAAGTAGTCGCACAAGTCGATGGTTCTGCAATCTTTGCTGGCCCTCAAATCAAGCCTATTGGTGGTAACATTATGGCTCATGCTTCCACAACAAG GCTAGCTCTGCGTAAGGGAAGAGGAGATGAGCGCATCTGTAAAGTAATAAGCTCTCCTTGTTTAGCTGAAGCTGAAGCACGGTTTCAAATTGCTGTAGAAGGTGTAACTGATGTCAAGGACTGA